In one window of Gemmatimonadota bacterium DNA:
- a CDS encoding four helix bundle protein, with protein MAPFERFTAWQHSHRLVVEVYRATGRWPVSERFGLAGQVRRAAVSIPTNIAEGSAKRGSREFRRYLDIALGSLAELTYLLRLACDLGYLEQNEFERVEQARDEAGRHVWRLYESLRPPPS; from the coding sequence ATGGCCCCCTTCGAGCGATTCACCGCCTGGCAGCACTCCCACAGGCTTGTCGTCGAGGTCTATCGTGCCACCGGACGGTGGCCGGTCAGTGAGCGCTTCGGCCTTGCAGGCCAGGTCCGCCGCGCCGCGGTCTCGATACCCACGAACATCGCCGAAGGATCCGCCAAGCGGGGGTCACGCGAGTTCCGGCGTTACCTCGATATCGCCCTCGGCTCGCTCGCCGAGCTGACCTACCTCCTCCGCCTCGCATGCGACCTCGGGTATCTCGAGCAGAATGAGTTCGAGCGGGTCGAGCAGGCCCGGGATGAAGCGGGTCGGCACGTCTGGAGGCTGTACGAGAGCCTCCGTCCACCACCCTCCTAA
- a CDS encoding HD-GYP domain-containing protein, producing the protein MTREASGMPAPEDKVGNDAFLRQAGRNFLLAMYTGLRSLKLYPVENATAQKALDELQAAALALLTPLGEIELRLSGDFIFVNGTRLRLELDNYASFSNLLAALRAVDVGEMKVATGVERREWQVFLGVLLSLSGKGGTEVNPEALLDLRDKLAVAGVTHLDLEPPLESEEKLAEAERAREVAKRTYSHGVAVTKDLINSVRLGRTTSVAKVKRAVQAIVDQVLNNETSLIGLTTIRDYDEYTFTHSVNVCILSVAIGKKLSLTRLQLYDLGLAALLHDVGKARIPVEVLNKTGGLTEDEWKMMQTHPWQGVFTLFNMRGYGEIPYRQIVVSHEHHMKTDLTGYPRALRPRKMGIYSRIVAVADGYDAATTRRSYQTVPIQPDQVLREMWENPRRGYDPVLVKALINLIGIYPVGTCVILDTFEVAVVSAANPDPSFMNRPIVRICIDVNGAMTGPPGREENLAAQDADGTFLRSIVKVTNPDRYGIIVGDYFV; encoded by the coding sequence ATGACCCGCGAGGCCTCCGGCATGCCGGCCCCCGAGGACAAGGTCGGCAACGACGCCTTCCTGCGGCAGGCGGGGCGCAACTTCCTGCTCGCGATGTACACCGGGCTCCGCAGCCTCAAGCTCTACCCCGTGGAGAACGCCACCGCGCAGAAGGCGCTCGACGAGCTGCAGGCGGCGGCGCTGGCGCTGCTCACCCCGCTGGGCGAGATCGAGCTGCGGCTCTCCGGCGACTTCATCTTCGTCAACGGCACCCGGCTCCGGCTCGAGCTCGACAACTACGCCTCGTTCTCCAACCTGCTGGCCGCGCTGCGCGCCGTGGACGTGGGCGAGATGAAGGTGGCCACCGGGGTGGAGCGTCGCGAGTGGCAGGTGTTCCTCGGTGTGCTGCTCTCGCTCTCGGGCAAGGGCGGCACCGAGGTGAACCCCGAGGCGCTGCTCGACCTGCGCGACAAGCTCGCCGTGGCCGGGGTGACCCACCTCGACCTGGAGCCGCCGCTCGAGTCCGAGGAGAAGCTGGCCGAGGCGGAGCGGGCCCGCGAGGTGGCCAAGCGCACCTACTCCCACGGGGTGGCGGTCACCAAGGACCTGATCAACAGCGTCCGCCTGGGCCGCACCACCTCGGTGGCCAAGGTCAAGCGCGCGGTGCAGGCCATCGTGGACCAGGTGCTCAACAACGAGACCAGCCTCATCGGCCTCACCACCATCCGCGACTACGACGAGTACACCTTCACCCACTCGGTGAACGTGTGCATCCTCTCGGTGGCCATCGGCAAGAAGCTCTCCCTCACCCGGCTCCAGCTCTACGACCTCGGCCTCGCCGCGCTGCTCCACGACGTGGGCAAGGCGCGCATCCCCGTCGAGGTGCTCAACAAGACCGGCGGCCTCACCGAGGACGAGTGGAAGATGATGCAGACCCACCCCTGGCAGGGGGTGTTCACGCTGTTCAACATGCGGGGCTACGGGGAGATTCCCTACCGGCAGATCGTGGTCTCGCACGAGCACCACATGAAGACCGACCTCACCGGCTATCCCCGCGCCCTCCGGCCCCGGAAGATGGGGATCTACTCCCGCATCGTGGCCGTGGCCGACGGCTACGACGCCGCCACCACCCGGCGCAGCTACCAGACCGTGCCCATCCAGCCCGACCAGGTGCTGCGCGAGATGTGGGAGAACCCCCGCCGCGGCTACGACCCGGTGCTGGTCAAGGCGCTCATCAACCTCATCGGCATCTACCCGGTGGGCACCTGCGTCATCCTCGACACCTTCGAGGTGGCGGTGGTCTCGGCGGCGAACCCCGACCCCAGCTTCATGAACCGGCCCATCGTGCGCATCTGCATCGACGTCAACGGCGCCATGACGGGCCCGCCGGGCCGCGAGGAGAACCTCGCCGCGCAGGACGCCGACGGGACCTTCCTGCGCTCGATCGTCAAGGTCACCAACCCCGACCGGTATGGCATCATTGTCGGCGACTACTTCGTCTGA
- a CDS encoding GAF domain-containing protein → MKAAPRGLLEGYAALMSWGGTVLGLAALGLDRGWMERPWLAGGVLAFAILLRRGQIQLSKFSYLTQIGLVALVGAVTLGPGMVVFALGLGTFIADAFWQRKLLTAAWINAGREVLGFLAAFGAYSVVLLRSGANGPSLDFLPAALTLAGMYFFCTRALFYFTLLVRAKLEAHERLMILRYEILSYLLTLIGSVIAAGAIHSLPPEGWLTVLGTLGVLGVLTSRILEEAIAAEELNKIHARERVITSNLSLQDAFTQLEELANRVLDWSDFRIYRVSDGALALAYRGALGWPERREPPFDSAELRVRVVASGETVVVHDARTDDRILAPTPDAVSMLVLPLRFGSESIGTLELDHHKPRTYGKKEVAAAATFAAQLATAIHIADLRRPLVDTVERVGAEVRTLADTADRLRTAAGAVAQTAQAIRTGAAEQEQLVAAGRQATESLVQEAREVAADGEAARKASATASTTAAENRTHIQDAIGRLVELQRFVGDTSTRVGELYQVTNRLIGFIGTIREIADLTNLIALNAAIEAARAGHQGRGFTVVAEEVRQLAAQSAQASREAGGLVAAILGQVAQISEEMDRGTGIVRGVEELSADAARALTDIVDGTSDAGAHAERIAATAARQEQAVHRLRAQMEQVSAVSIRTLEDANTTARRASEAARSHAELERAIRELAGVAGRLQAIAQHFSQEL, encoded by the coding sequence GTGAAGGCGGCCCCGCGCGGCCTGCTGGAGGGCTATGCCGCCCTGATGTCGTGGGGCGGCACCGTCCTCGGGCTGGCGGCGCTCGGGCTCGACCGCGGCTGGATGGAGCGCCCATGGCTCGCGGGCGGGGTGCTGGCGTTCGCCATCCTGCTGCGCCGCGGCCAGATCCAGCTCTCCAAGTTCTCCTACCTCACCCAGATCGGCCTCGTGGCGCTGGTCGGCGCCGTCACCCTCGGCCCCGGCATGGTGGTGTTTGCCCTCGGGCTCGGGACGTTCATCGCCGACGCCTTCTGGCAGCGCAAGCTGCTCACCGCCGCCTGGATCAATGCCGGCCGCGAGGTGCTCGGCTTCCTCGCCGCCTTCGGCGCCTACAGCGTGGTGCTGCTGCGCTCCGGCGCCAACGGCCCCAGCCTCGACTTCCTCCCCGCCGCGCTGACCCTGGCGGGGATGTACTTCTTCTGCACCCGCGCGCTGTTCTACTTCACCCTGCTCGTTCGCGCCAAGCTCGAGGCGCACGAGCGGCTGATGATCCTGCGCTACGAGATCCTCTCCTACCTCCTCACCCTGATCGGGTCGGTGATCGCCGCCGGCGCCATCCACTCGCTGCCGCCTGAGGGATGGCTCACCGTGCTCGGCACCCTCGGCGTGCTCGGGGTGCTCACCAGCCGGATCCTCGAGGAGGCCATCGCCGCCGAGGAGCTCAACAAGATCCACGCGCGCGAGCGGGTGATCACCAGCAACCTGTCGCTGCAGGACGCCTTCACCCAGCTCGAGGAGCTGGCCAACCGGGTGCTCGACTGGAGCGACTTCCGGATCTATCGCGTCAGCGACGGCGCCCTGGCGCTGGCCTACCGCGGCGCCCTCGGCTGGCCCGAGCGCCGCGAGCCGCCCTTCGACAGCGCCGAGCTCCGGGTCCGGGTGGTCGCCTCCGGCGAGACCGTGGTGGTGCACGATGCCCGCACCGACGACCGGATCCTCGCCCCCACCCCCGACGCCGTGAGCATGCTGGTGCTGCCCCTGCGCTTCGGCAGCGAGTCGATCGGCACCCTGGAGCTCGACCACCACAAGCCGCGCACCTACGGCAAGAAGGAGGTGGCGGCCGCCGCCACCTTCGCCGCGCAGCTCGCCACCGCCATTCATATTGCCGACCTGCGCCGCCCATTGGTCGACACGGTGGAGCGGGTGGGGGCGGAGGTCCGCACCCTCGCCGACACGGCGGACCGCCTGCGCACCGCCGCCGGTGCGGTGGCCCAGACCGCCCAGGCCATCCGCACCGGCGCCGCCGAGCAGGAGCAGCTGGTGGCGGCGGGGCGGCAGGCCACCGAGAGCCTGGTGCAGGAGGCGCGCGAGGTGGCCGCCGATGGCGAGGCCGCCCGCAAGGCCTCCGCCACCGCCAGCACCACCGCCGCCGAGAACCGCACCCACATCCAGGACGCCATCGGGCGGCTGGTGGAGCTGCAGCGCTTCGTCGGGGACACCTCCACCCGGGTGGGGGAGCTCTACCAGGTGACCAACCGGCTGATCGGGTTCATCGGGACCATCCGCGAGATCGCCGACCTGACCAACCTGATCGCCCTCAATGCGGCCATCGAGGCGGCGCGGGCGGGGCACCAGGGCCGCGGCTTCACCGTGGTGGCCGAGGAGGTGCGCCAGCTCGCCGCGCAGAGCGCGCAGGCCTCGCGCGAGGCGGGGGGCCTGGTGGCCGCGATCCTGGGCCAGGTGGCGCAGATCTCCGAGGAGATGGACCGGGGCACCGGGATCGTGCGCGGCGTGGAGGAGCTCTCCGCCGACGCGGCGCGGGCCCTGACCGACATCGTCGATGGCACCAGCGACGCCGGCGCGCACGCCGAGCGCATCGCGGCCACCGCCGCGCGGCAGGAACAGGCCGTGCACCGGCTGCGGGCGCAGATGGAGCAGGTGTCCGCGGTCTCCATCCGCACCCTCGAGGACGCCAACACCACCGCCCGGCGCGCCTCCGAGGCCGCCCGCAGTCACGCCGAGCTGGAACGCGCCATCCGGGAGCTGGCCGGGGTGGCGGGACGGCTCCAGGCCATCGCCCAGCACTTTTCGCAGGAACTATGA
- a CDS encoding HEAT repeat domain-containing protein, whose product MPAPVVLPQQQVEELLRTLVKGLRAFQMYLPNNPIYQRAVGNVRAAFQPIWAAGVDRLVLQVVETDIVWEEQVVYHQPNKAESLAWGLFKDGMRVLTLFPGVEEEEVVRFLEMVQRSRTLQADAGDDLLTLLWEQEFGFIQYHFTEFIPDSGVPGLSGEGAYSQAPPTDPNVVQEQARETQGKVQEEAPPRKSGVVDLEDFDSTLYWLDDAEIKAIADAIEEEYRQDLRANVLGILFDILEQRTEEVTRGEVMGHLETYLPHLLNAGDFRSVALILRETRLLVRRPEEFTLEQRDRMDAFTGRLSDPGVLQQILQSVTEAQSPPTEDDLGELFRELRPAGLETVLVWLPRLPAASAIHKLLASAADRLAETTPQEVLRLLRLPESEALPSVIALCGRLKLQAAVPGLADTLGHPAAPTRLAGVTALDAIGTPAALQALEKAVDDADREVRIAGVQSLGRRGYKGALRRIEPVVQGKLTREIDLTERMRFFEAYAMIAGPGSLENLAGMLSAGGLFKRKESPEVRACAALAIGRLKSAEAREVLQKYKDDKELVVRNAVSRALREAGA is encoded by the coding sequence ATGCCCGCACCGGTGGTGCTGCCGCAGCAACAGGTCGAGGAACTGCTCCGGACCCTGGTGAAGGGGCTCCGGGCCTTCCAGATGTACCTCCCCAACAACCCCATCTACCAGCGCGCCGTCGGCAACGTCCGCGCCGCCTTCCAGCCCATCTGGGCCGCGGGGGTGGACCGCCTGGTGCTGCAGGTGGTGGAGACCGACATCGTCTGGGAAGAGCAGGTGGTCTACCACCAGCCCAACAAGGCGGAGAGCCTGGCCTGGGGGCTGTTCAAGGACGGGATGCGGGTGCTCACGCTCTTTCCGGGCGTCGAGGAGGAGGAGGTCGTCCGCTTCCTCGAGATGGTGCAGCGCTCGCGCACCCTGCAGGCCGACGCCGGCGACGACCTGCTGACCCTGCTGTGGGAGCAGGAGTTCGGCTTCATCCAGTACCACTTCACCGAATTCATCCCCGACTCCGGCGTGCCCGGCCTCTCCGGCGAGGGCGCCTACAGCCAGGCCCCGCCCACCGACCCCAACGTGGTCCAGGAGCAGGCCCGGGAGACCCAGGGCAAGGTCCAGGAGGAGGCGCCGCCCCGGAAGAGCGGGGTGGTGGACCTCGAGGACTTCGACTCCACCCTGTACTGGCTGGACGACGCCGAGATCAAGGCGATCGCCGACGCCATCGAGGAGGAGTACCGGCAGGACCTGCGCGCCAACGTGCTCGGCATCCTGTTCGACATCCTGGAGCAGCGCACCGAGGAGGTCACCCGCGGCGAGGTGATGGGCCACCTCGAGACCTACCTGCCGCACCTGCTCAACGCCGGCGACTTCCGCTCGGTGGCGCTCATCCTGCGCGAGACCCGGCTGCTGGTGCGGCGCCCCGAGGAGTTCACCCTGGAGCAGCGGGACCGGATGGACGCCTTCACGGGGCGGCTGTCGGATCCCGGGGTGCTGCAGCAGATCCTGCAGTCGGTCACCGAGGCGCAGAGCCCGCCCACCGAGGATGACCTGGGCGAGCTGTTCCGCGAGCTGCGGCCCGCGGGCCTCGAGACGGTGCTGGTGTGGCTGCCCCGGCTCCCGGCCGCGAGCGCCATCCACAAGCTGCTCGCCTCCGCCGCCGACCGGCTGGCCGAGACCACGCCGCAGGAGGTGCTGCGGCTGCTGCGGCTCCCCGAGTCCGAGGCGCTGCCGTCGGTCATCGCGCTGTGCGGCCGCCTCAAGCTGCAGGCGGCGGTGCCCGGCCTGGCCGACACCCTGGGGCACCCCGCGGCGCCCACCCGGCTGGCGGGCGTCACCGCCCTCGACGCCATCGGCACCCCCGCGGCGCTGCAGGCGCTGGAGAAGGCGGTGGACGACGCCGACCGCGAGGTGCGCATCGCGGGGGTGCAGTCCCTCGGCCGCCGCGGCTACAAGGGCGCCCTGCGGCGCATCGAGCCGGTGGTGCAGGGCAAGCTTACCCGCGAGATCGACCTCACCGAGCGGATGCGCTTCTTCGAGGCCTACGCCATGATCGCGGGGCCGGGCTCGCTGGAGAACCTGGCGGGGATGCTCTCCGCCGGCGGGCTGTTCAAGCGCAAGGAATCCCCGGAGGTCCGCGCCTGCGCCGCGCTCGCCATCGGCCGGCTCAAGTCGGCGGAGGCCCGCGAGGTGCTGCAGAAGTACAAGGACGACAAGGAACTCGTGGTGCGGAACGCGGTGAGCCGCGCCCTGCGGGAGGCCGGCGCATGA
- a CDS encoding phosphoribosylanthranilate isomerase, with the protein MPDAPSRRVAAKICGLTRPDDARAAVRLGASYLGVIFAGGPRQVDPARARAIMEAAGQVPVIGVFGSQGEGEILQVCRAAGLAGAQLHGDHSPVLIERLAAAGLLVLPVVRLGGPDDLVRLDHLPGPVLVEPKVEGRLGGTGVPLALDLARAARQRLGGRPLWLAGGLTPETVREAIRVVAPDVVDVSSGVEQIPGVKDPERMARFLEVVR; encoded by the coding sequence ATGCCCGACGCGCCGAGCCGCCGGGTCGCCGCCAAGATCTGCGGACTGACCCGGCCTGACGACGCCCGGGCCGCCGTCCGCCTCGGCGCCAGCTACCTCGGGGTCATCTTTGCCGGCGGGCCCCGGCAGGTGGACCCGGCGCGGGCCCGGGCCATCATGGAGGCCGCCGGCCAAGTTCCTGTGATTGGGGTCTTTGGCTCGCAGGGGGAGGGGGAGATATTACAGGTGTGCCGTGCGGCCGGCCTGGCCGGTGCCCAGTTGCACGGCGACCATTCCCCCGTCCTGATCGAGCGGCTCGCCGCGGCTGGTCTCCTGGTCCTTCCCGTGGTGCGTCTCGGTGGCCCGGACGATCTCGTCCGGCTGGATCACCTGCCGGGACCGGTGCTGGTGGAGCCGAAGGTCGAGGGGCGGCTCGGCGGGACGGGGGTGCCGCTCGCGCTCGACCTGGCCCGCGCCGCGCGGCAGCGCCTCGGCGGCCGCCCGCTGTGGCTCGCCGGCGGGCTCACGCCCGAGACCGTCAGGGAGGCCATCCGCGTGGTGGCGCCCGACGTGGTGGACGTATCCTCCGGGGTGGAACAGATTCCCGGCGTGAAGGACCCTGAACGAATGGCCCGATTCCTGGAGGTCGTGCGGTGA
- the trpC gene encoding indole-3-glycerol phosphate synthase TrpC: MPTTLDQILAATRAGLPALAARRSEIERRAAAPPPRPSFLAPWDRRHLALIAEVKRRSPSAGTIRADLDPVSHARAYAAAGASAISVLTDGPFFGGALADLEQVAGAVGVPLLRKDFILDELQILEARAAGASAVLLIVRALPLPRLRQLLGCARDAGLAALVEVHDARELDLALETDARYLGVNSRNLDTFAIDVDAAWRLLARIPADRVAIAESGMASEADVRKAAAAGADGVLIGTALSSAADPSALARAVAAVPRIGR; this comes from the coding sequence ATGCCCACCACCCTGGACCAGATCCTCGCCGCCACGCGCGCCGGGCTGCCCGCACTGGCCGCCCGCCGATCCGAAATCGAACGGCGGGCCGCCGCCCCCCCGCCGCGCCCTTCCTTCCTAGCCCCGTGGGACCGCCGCCACCTGGCCCTGATCGCCGAGGTGAAGCGGCGGTCCCCCTCGGCCGGGACCATCCGCGCCGACCTGGATCCGGTGAGTCACGCCCGCGCCTACGCCGCCGCGGGGGCCAGCGCCATCTCGGTGCTGACCGATGGCCCCTTCTTCGGCGGGGCGCTGGCCGATCTTGAGCAGGTGGCCGGCGCCGTGGGGGTGCCGCTGCTCCGCAAGGACTTCATCCTCGACGAGCTGCAGATCCTCGAGGCCCGCGCCGCCGGGGCCTCGGCGGTGCTGCTGATCGTCCGTGCGCTGCCGCTCCCCCGGCTCCGGCAGCTGCTCGGCTGTGCCCGGGACGCCGGGCTCGCCGCGCTGGTCGAGGTGCACGACGCCCGCGAGCTCGACCTCGCCCTCGAGACCGACGCTCGCTACCTCGGCGTCAACAGCCGCAACCTCGACACCTTCGCCATCGACGTGGACGCCGCCTGGCGGCTGCTCGCCCGCATCCCCGCCGACCGGGTGGCCATCGCCGAGAGCGGCATGGCCTCCGAGGCCGACGTGCGGAAGGCCGCCGCCGCCGGCGCCGACGGCGTGCTGATCGGCACCGCCCTCTCCAGCGCCGCCGACCCGTCGGCCCTGGCCCGCGCGGTGGCGGCGGTGCCCCGGATCGGCCGCTGA
- the trpB gene encoding tryptophan synthase subunit beta, producing the protein MTLPRERAVGGRFGAYGGRYVPETLMAALDELAVLYDAARTDAGFWREFEGLLREFAGRPTTLTDAPRFGAAIGATVLLKREDLNHTGSHKLNNALGQALLARRMGKRRIIAETGAGQHGVATATVCAHFGLDCVVYMGAEDVERQALNVYRMRLLGATVVPVASGTRTLKDAANEALRDWVTNVPTTHYIIGSVIGPDPFPRMVRDFQSVIGREARAQVLERAGRLPRTVVACVGGGSNAIGMFHAFLDDAAVELVGVEAAGEGIPSGHHSATLSAGRPGVLHGCLSYLLQDPDGQVLPAHSVSAGLDYPGVGPEHSWLRDTGRVQYAAATDDEALAGFQALCRLEGIIPALETAHALAWLERNRGRWQPEDLVLVCLSGRGDKDVAHVAKLLGTG; encoded by the coding sequence GTGACCCTGCCGCGCGAGCGCGCGGTCGGCGGACGCTTCGGCGCCTACGGCGGACGGTACGTCCCCGAGACGCTCATGGCCGCCCTCGACGAACTCGCGGTGCTGTACGACGCGGCCCGGACCGACGCCGGCTTCTGGCGCGAGTTCGAGGGGCTGCTGCGCGAGTTCGCCGGACGGCCCACCACCCTCACCGACGCCCCCCGCTTCGGCGCCGCCATCGGCGCCACGGTGCTGCTCAAGCGGGAGGACCTCAACCACACCGGCTCCCACAAGCTCAACAACGCGCTGGGCCAGGCGCTGCTGGCGCGGCGCATGGGCAAGCGGCGCATCATCGCCGAGACCGGCGCCGGCCAGCACGGCGTGGCCACCGCCACCGTCTGCGCCCACTTCGGGCTCGACTGCGTGGTCTACATGGGCGCGGAGGACGTGGAGCGCCAGGCCCTCAACGTCTACCGGATGCGGCTGCTCGGCGCCACGGTGGTGCCGGTCGCGAGCGGCACCCGCACCCTCAAGGACGCCGCCAACGAGGCCCTGCGCGACTGGGTCACCAACGTCCCCACCACGCACTACATCATCGGCTCGGTGATCGGCCCCGACCCGTTCCCCCGCATGGTGCGCGACTTCCAGTCCGTGATCGGCCGCGAGGCGCGGGCCCAGGTGCTGGAGCGCGCCGGCCGCCTGCCGCGCACCGTCGTGGCCTGCGTGGGCGGCGGCTCCAACGCCATCGGGATGTTCCACGCCTTCCTGGATGACGCGGCGGTGGAGCTGGTGGGCGTGGAGGCCGCCGGCGAGGGCATCCCGAGCGGGCACCACAGCGCGACCCTCTCCGCCGGGCGGCCCGGCGTGCTGCACGGCTGCCTGAGCTACCTGCTGCAGGACCCCGACGGGCAGGTGCTGCCGGCCCACTCCGTCTCCGCGGGGCTCGACTACCCCGGCGTGGGGCCGGAGCACAGCTGGCTGCGCGACACCGGCCGGGTGCAGTACGCCGCCGCCACCGACGACGAGGCGCTGGCCGGCTTCCAGGCGCTGTGCCGGCTGGAGGGCATCATCCCCGCGCTCGAGACCGCGCATGCGCTGGCGTGGCTGGAGCGGAATCGTGGCCGCTGGCAGCCCGAGGACCTGGTCCTCGTCTGCCTGAGCGGCCGCGGCGACAAGGACGTCGCGCACGTGGCCAAACTGCTCGGGACCGGCTAA
- the trpD gene encoding anthranilate phosphoribosyltransferase yields the protein MPTPLHAALRTVATGQPLTADQAAAAFRVIMRGEASPALIAGLLLGLRARGETSDEIAGAATALREAMIPLDAGAGAPLVDTCGTGGGGVSTFNVSTAAAFVTAAAGARVPKHGNRSYTSRCGSADVLEALGIDITLDPDRAARRLNQAGMVFLFAPNYHPAMRHVGPTRKELGVATIMNLLGPLANPASVGRQVIGVADPHRAPLLAQALLRLGADHALVVHGEVGMDEISPAGATAVWEVRGGRIATWTIDPAEYELDWEDTAPLAGGDPAANAARIEALFAGADDEAARRAVVLNAGAALYVSGLVADYGTAVRRAAEVLAAGGARGGAGGGKAVGR from the coding sequence ATGCCCACCCCCCTCCACGCCGCCCTGCGCACCGTCGCCACCGGCCAGCCGCTCACCGCCGACCAGGCCGCCGCGGCCTTCCGGGTCATCATGCGGGGCGAGGCCTCCCCGGCCCTCATCGCCGGCCTCCTCCTCGGCCTCCGCGCCCGGGGCGAGACCAGCGACGAGATCGCCGGCGCCGCCACCGCCCTCCGCGAGGCGATGATCCCCCTCGATGCCGGCGCCGGCGCCCCCCTGGTCGACACCTGCGGCACCGGCGGGGGCGGCGTCAGCACCTTCAACGTCTCCACCGCCGCGGCCTTCGTGACCGCCGCCGCCGGGGCGCGGGTGCCCAAGCACGGCAACCGCAGCTATACCAGCAGGTGCGGCTCCGCCGACGTCCTCGAGGCGCTGGGGATCGACATCACCCTCGATCCCGACCGCGCCGCCCGCCGCCTCAACCAGGCCGGGATGGTCTTCCTCTTTGCCCCGAACTACCACCCCGCCATGCGCCACGTCGGCCCCACCCGCAAGGAGCTGGGCGTGGCCACCATCATGAACCTCCTCGGCCCCCTCGCCAACCCGGCAAGCGTGGGCCGCCAGGTCATCGGCGTGGCCGACCCCCACCGGGCGCCGCTCCTGGCCCAGGCGCTGCTCCGCCTCGGGGCGGATCATGCGCTGGTGGTGCACGGGGAGGTGGGCATGGACGAGATCAGCCCCGCCGGTGCCACCGCGGTCTGGGAGGTGCGCGGGGGCCGCATCGCCACCTGGACCATCGACCCCGCGGAGTACGAGCTGGACTGGGAAGACACCGCGCCCCTGGCCGGCGGCGATCCGGCCGCCAACGCCGCGCGGATCGAGGCCCTCTTCGCCGGCGCCGACGACGAGGCCGCCCGCCGGGCCGTGGTCCTCAACGCCGGCGCCGCCCTCTATGTGTCCGGCCTGGTGGCCGACTACGGTACCGCCGTCCGCCGCGCGGCGGAGGTGCTGGCGGCAGGCGGAGCCAGGGGAGGTGCTGGAGGCGGTAAGGCGGTAGGGCGGTAG
- a CDS encoding tryptophan synthase subunit alpha: MARARRTALIPYLTAGHPDRARSIEALRRAAEHADILEVGVPFSDPLADGPTIQRSSFEALEHGMTLAGTLDLISDARLDRPVVVFSYLNPVLRYGVDEFLRDAAGLGVAGLLLTDLPAGSDPALEAKVRQSPLDLIRLVAPTTTGARLTEVVDGAEGFLYLVARLGVTGASRDLATGLEAYVARVRAATPLPLAIGFGISTAAQACAVAHLADGVVVGSALVECLGRDGPEAAGRLLGELRAALDQADRERPA, translated from the coding sequence ATGGCGCGCGCGCGCCGCACCGCGCTCATCCCCTACCTGACGGCGGGGCACCCCGACCGCGCCCGGAGCATCGAGGCGCTGCGCCGCGCCGCCGAGCACGCCGACATCCTCGAGGTGGGCGTCCCCTTCAGCGACCCGCTCGCCGACGGGCCCACCATCCAGCGCTCGAGCTTCGAGGCGCTGGAGCACGGCATGACGCTGGCCGGCACCCTGGACCTCATCTCCGATGCCCGGCTCGACCGCCCGGTGGTGGTCTTCAGCTACCTCAACCCGGTGTTGCGCTACGGCGTGGACGAGTTCCTGCGTGACGCCGCCGGCCTCGGCGTGGCCGGCCTGCTGCTCACCGACCTCCCCGCCGGCAGCGACCCCGCCCTCGAGGCAAAGGTGCGGCAGAGCCCCCTCGACCTGATCCGGCTGGTGGCGCCCACCACCACCGGCGCCCGCCTCACCGAGGTGGTCGACGGCGCCGAGGGCTTCCTCTACCTGGTGGCGCGCCTCGGGGTCACCGGCGCCAGCCGCGACCTCGCCACCGGCCTCGAGGCCTACGTGGCCCGGGTGCGCGCCGCGACCCCGCTGCCCCTGGCCATCGGCTTCGGGATCAGCACGGCCGCCCAGGCCTGCGCCGTGGCCCACCTCGCCGACGGTGTCGTCGTGGGCAGCGCGCTGGTGGAGTGCCTCGGCCGGGACGGCCCCGAGGCGGCCGGGCGCCTGCTCGGCGAACTGCGCGCCGCGCTCGATCAGGCCGACAGGGAGCGCCCCGCGTGA
- the lexA gene encoding transcriptional repressor LexA has product MPLTKRQSEILKYLQEHIRDQGYAPSFEEIAEHFSFQSLATVHEHLTNLERKGYIHRTHNESRAIEVLPPKGTSGATEIPLLGRVAAGLPIESTVSGETLSVPDELLPRRGPNYALKVQGESMIDEHIMDGDFVVVHGKQAADNGEMVIALVNGNEATVKRYYREQGGWIRLQPANPTMQPMRFQERDVLIQGVVVGVIRKY; this is encoded by the coding sequence ATGCCGCTCACCAAGCGCCAGAGCGAGATCCTCAAGTACCTGCAGGAGCATATCCGCGACCAGGGGTATGCGCCAAGCTTCGAGGAGATCGCCGAGCACTTCAGCTTCCAGTCGCTGGCCACCGTGCACGAGCACCTGACCAACCTGGAGCGGAAGGGCTACATCCACCGCACCCACAACGAGAGCCGGGCCATCGAGGTGCTGCCGCCCAAGGGGACGAGCGGCGCCACCGAGATCCCGTTGCTCGGCCGGGTGGCGGCGGGCCTCCCCATCGAGTCCACGGTGAGCGGCGAGACCCTCTCGGTGCCCGACGAGCTGCTGCCGCGGCGCGGTCCCAACTATGCCCTCAAGGTGCAGGGCGAGTCCATGATCGATGAGCACATCATGGACGGGGACTTCGTGGTGGTCCACGGCAAGCAGGCGGCCGACAACGGCGAGATGGTGATCGCGCTGGTGAACGGCAACGAGGCGACGGTCAAGCGCTACTACCGGGAGCAGGGGGGCTGGATCCGCCTGCAGCCCGCCAACCCCACGATGCAGCCCATGCGGTTCCAGGAGCGCGACGTGCTGATCCAGGGGGTGGTGGTGGGGGTGATTCGGAAGTATTAG